The Chordicoccus furentiruminis DNA window CTTGCTCTCCTTGATCTCGACCTTGTCGCCGGCCTTCACCTGATAGGACGGAATGTTGACAAGCTTTCCGTTGACCAGCACATGTCTGTGGTCGACGATCTGACGTGCCTCTCTTCTCGTTCTCGCGAAGCCGAGACGGAAGATCACGTTGTCGAGGCGCATCTCCAGAAGACGCATCAGGTTCTCGCCGGTCATGCCTTCCATCCGGTCCGCCTTCTCGTAATAGTTGCGGAACGGCTTCTCAAGCACGCCGTAGATGAACTTCGCCTTCTGCTTCTCACGAAGCTGGACGCCGTATTCAGAGACCTTTCTGCTGGATCTCTTCAGTTCTCTGTTGGATTTCTTATCGATACCGAGATATGTCGGCTCAAGTCCGAGTGATCTGCATCTCTTGAGGACAGGTGTTCTGTTAACTGCCATCTTATTTATGGACCTCCTAAATTCGTACCTGCGGTTATTTCCATCTGCGGGTCCGCCGGCTCACCGGCGTCCCGGTCCGTGTCCGAACGGTTTCAAGCGCTGTCATGGAAGACAG harbors:
- the rpsD gene encoding 30S ribosomal protein S4 — encoded protein: MAVNRTPVLKRCRSLGLEPTYLGIDKKSNRELKRSSRKVSEYGVQLREKQKAKFIYGVLEKPFRNYYEKADRMEGMTGENLMRLLEMRLDNVIFRLGFARTRREARQIVDHRHVLVNGKLVNIPSYQVKAGDKVEIKESKKSSPRYRAENGILAATSGRAVPDWLEADPEKLEGTVKDAPTREVIDVPVDEMRIVELYSK